GTGGGGGAGTGTTAAGGCAGTATCTacaggggtgggggcaggagcAAGCCAATGCCCTGGCTCTTCCCCTTCAACTTCCAGACGGGGAGCGGGGACTGTGTGCTCTCCCTGGACTCAGAGGCCAGCTTCTTACCCTACCTGCTGTGGACATACCACCTCAGTCTAAAGCCCTGCCCGCTAGTGAACTAGTGTGCCCTGTGGGAAGGAGGCTTTCCTCTGGATCTCAGGACCACAGACACTTAATAAGAATCCCGCAGAAGTGAGCAGCGAAGGCAGCAGTCTACAGATAGGAGGTACCCATGTTCTAGAAGGATGCGTCAAAGAGcccagtggggtggggtggtagGAGTTCTAGTTCTGAGGCTCAGAtgatgggtgctggggatgctAAGCAGGGGGAAGAGGGAGCTCAGATGTGGGCCACTTTGGGGCTCATGGCCCCTGCAGAAGCTTTCTCTAACTTGCCTTCTGTACCTTCTCATTATCTAGTTAGGATCTCTGCGCTAGGGGAGGGAAGCTAGGCTGGTGGTGCGGGGAGTGGAAAGCTACACTCCAGCACCCTGGAGCGTGGAGCCCCTGGGTGTGGTGTGGGGAAGAGATGCTTCCCTTTGGAAGCCAACAGCTCCACTCTTTCACTGCCCCACTTCAGCTCCCAGGATGGGGCACCCGGACAGTGGAAACAACAGCGTGTATGGGTGTCCGAAGGAGTCTGGCCACATTGGCTCAGTGAGCGGAGGCTGGAGGGCACAGGCCTAGCAGTATGAGGctgtgtgtgctttcagttgTCCTCAGCCATGCGAGAGCCACCATCTCCTCATTGAGTTTGCACCCTCAgtgctcctccctcagaccagcaacagcagcagaaagCGACAGTATGCAGGACACCCTgtgcagccacacacacacacacacacacacacacacacacaccacacgcacaCATACCACCTCAGGGCGCCTCCTACATGAATTCAAAAACACACATAGTCTTCTGCAGAAATTTCTGTGAGGAAATTCCTTCAGGTATAAAAAGACTCTGTCAGCAATATCagctattctttattttccagtTCAGAGAACTGAagccctgaagaagcctgggaaTTGCTCAAGAGTTCAGGAAGAATGCCAGAGCTGGGACTAGAACCCACACATCTGCCTGCCCTCAGTCCACTGTACTCTCAAGCAGCCTTTCACACAACTAATAGAACACAGTCATCTCCCCATCATAGACTGACCACCAGGTTGACCTGGACAGACAGGCTTaaaacacacgcacgcacgcgcgcgccgcacacacacacacacacacacacacaccacacactcaccaCCTACCATATACATACAGGCAATCCGTACATTGTATTGGCTTAAGCTTGCTCTTGAAGAGCCCTTTCTGGACGCCAGCCTCCTGGACCTTGGGCTAGGGTGAAATGGAATGGGGCATTGGAGGCCAGCCTTCTCTCTTGCTTCCAGCCTGGAATCGACAGACAGAAGACTGGGGGTAGGGATTAGGCAGAGGGGCAGCCACATTGGTTAGAGGCTCCTCTCTAAGGCCCATCTTACCCTCCCAACCCTCAGAAAGCCAGGAAGcaggggaagagtgagggagaaggCAGTGCTCTAGCACAGGGACAGTGTTCTTCTACACAGCGCTGCCAGGCTTCCCACCCGGAGATGAGGCTAGAACACAAATAGCTGTATGTGGCACAGGGCCAGCGAGGGCCTCTGAGCTGTTGAGAACTGCCCCATTACTAGGGCCCTTCTCTTCtccaaaccctttccttcctttccaggcTGGGCTTGGGGGATTTATGGCTTCACTGGTGTGGGGCCAACCCCTCAGGCCTTGCGATTCCTTCACAGGACTGCTAGCAGTTGGCCTCTTGGCCTTCAGTGCTGCCCCCTGACTGCAGCCTTAGGAGAGGTGGCAGGGTTCTTGGGTGTGCCCACCCCTCCTCagccctggggctggagacagaCCCGGTTTTGGTTTCTCCGGCTCCATGAACACACAGAGGTACAAGTCCTACCATAGGAGGAAGCAATGACTGTTACAAGGTTGGCGGCTGTAAGGGGCGCGGGGCCAGGGACCGGTGGACCAGCTGGGTAGAGGTCGCCCCTGCTGCGTCCCACCCTGCCCGGGCCAGCCCCGCCCCGCGCGCGCCGCGCGGCGACCCCACCCGCTACTGAATGTGGCAGGCGGTGGAGGACGTGGCCTGGCAGCACATGCAGGTGGGGTTCACGGACTTCGGGGGTATGAGGTCCAGGTCCTCATCGTCGGGGATCTCGTCTAGCCGGTAGCCGTCCTTCAGTAGCTGGATGTTGAGATCTTGGTTGATCTGCTGTAGAGAAGGCTCGAGTCAGCTGGGAGGGCGTCACCCTGGGCTGGGGCCGCAGTTCCACCCCAAGGCCACCCGGACAGCCCCCTCTCATTCCAGGGCTATTTCACTTTCTCCAGGCAGCGCTTCCTGAGGCCTGCCCAATCCAAAGTCAACTTCTCACCTCTACTCCTGATTCTATTCGGGGCTTCAGGTCCACTCCTGTAAGGTGTGGCCTGCATTTCACATCTGCTCTATTTTAGAGCCTCGCTTTAATAACACCGGGCTCACGGTAATTCAGGTTAGTGATTTCTTCCCAAGTTCTCCCAGCCCAGGCCCCGCCTCACGCGGAGCCCCGCCCCCACAGGCTCCCACGAGACTTCCTTCCGCCCCGTAAAAGCCCCAGCCTTGCTACCGGGTAGATAGAGGTGGTCTGGCTCCGGCTCTCATGGTCTATAGAGGCAAGGGGTAGAGCCTCACCTCCGCAGAGGAGTAGCCAGAAGAAGAGTATCTGGACATGTCAAAGTCATCATCGCTGgccagaggagagagaggaagtaaTTCAggaaattaaatagaaaattccCTGCATCTTTGCCATACCCGCCCCTCTCCAACATACGATTTAAATAACTCATGCTTATTATGCAAATAACTGTTTGCAAAGGCATGTTTCCTACCTCGACCTTTAAAGAAGTGGCTTCTTAAATTCCCTCTGGATAGAACTGCTAccacctctttctttctgcctcatcttcatgtttttgttttaatttttctcatcCTAGATTCAAATCACCCTGGCCGTTTGGATTTCCCAAAGTCTGTGGCTAGCCAGGTGCTCCCCAGAATAGGGTTCTTCCCTGAGATGGGGATGAGGCACTTAGACATTCAATTCTGCTGTCCAGAGACATCAGGGTCTGTCATGGAGCAGCCGTGGAACAGTTAGTTGCAGGACAGCAGGAACCTGTTACCTCTATCCTCTCCCTGCCTACTCCTAAAAGAATCCATCCCTTGGGAAATTTCATCCACGGAGGGCTCCTGGCTGAAGAGCACACCGCTTCTGACAGCCTGACAGGCATGGCCTGTACAACTCATCCATGCTCACATAGAATCATGTGGCTTGCCCAGCTGCCCCCAGGTCCCATACACACCTGTCTGTGTCAAGAGCTACCAGTGGCTTCTCATCGGGGCTCTGGTCAAGCGAGGAGTAGCCTTTATTAGGGACGACCAGCCTGGGTAAAAAATTGGGGCGTTGGAGTGCCAGCTGGAGCATATAAACATGGCAGAGGACTGGCTGGGGTCCTGCCCCCAcattttcctcccctctcccccctgggttcccctgaggagggagaggctggagACCAACAATGGTAAGTGTTGGCTGCTGTGGTCACGGTGGGGTAGAGAGGATGCCCACCTCGTCCGGGCCATGACATTGTTCTTCTTGGGTTGCTGGTTGACAGGGCTGCCCATACTGCCATTCTTCAGGGAACCCTTCCGGGCCAGCTCCCTTTGCTTCTCTGCAGGAGAACATGGGAAAGAAGCTGTGTCCTGCCCCAGGGCCATCTGGCCTTGCAGTTTGGGATAGCCTGGTCTGGGCCTTTCTTACATTTGTTGCTCTACTTGGGACCTCCAGGCACCTGATGCTTACTGGATGTGCACTTGGCCTTGCAGAACTTGAGGGATAGTggcagaggaaaagaggaagctgACCCCTACTTTGCAAGAACCACAGTTCCTATGTCAGGCAGCCAGTGTGTGCTTGATGCCAAGGCAGGGCTAGTGAGGAAGAGATGATCACAGAATGCTGAAGCAGTTAGAGAGGCCTTTCTGGAGGGAGAGGACATTAAGAAGGAGAGTATTACGAAAACAAATCAAGAAGGGAACATAACTGTGGGTGTAAATGGAATGGAGGGGAGAAGAGGTGAAGCTGGGAAAGGAGCCCCTTATTCAGTCAATTATTCACTCAACAGATACCAGAATCACAATTATATACCAAGTACAGTGTCACAGAGATGGAAGGCTCCCGGTGGTTATAAACTCAGAGCAGCAGAGACCTcccccccatctcaaaaaacacaaaacaaaacaaaacaacaacaaagctcaGCATAAAAGCCTTGACCATGGAACTGTGGCATCTGGGATTAATGTGAATGCAAAAGGTTTCAAGTGGAAGAGGTAGAAAGGGGTCAGGGCCAGGATGGGGGCAAGAGGCTGAGGAGCCCAGTCCACAAGCTCTCCAGGGGCTCAGAGCCTATACTGCCCTTGTGGGGCTGGACATCTGGTGACATGATGCATGATACATGACTATTACTACCAGGAGCTGCCTGGGTCTAGAAGAAGCTCAAACACTCATGCCAAGTAAAACCAAGATGCAGGGAAAAGGCCTGTCTATGAAGAGACACAGGGAAAGTTGTCTCTTTATCATAAAGGATGGAAGGAGCCATTATGGCACCTGTGACTCACTTGAAAATATTCTTTGGTTTCCATGTTTTTGAagctctcattttctctctctgaccTCTTTCTTTGATTGCCTTTGACTCTATTTGACTTTTCCAACCTCTTTTCAGCAGGCAGCAACTGCCATTACCACATCAAACCTCTAGGGGGTACAATTTGCTTTAAAGTTCTTGGTGATTTTCTTTTCCGTGAGACAAGTCATGAATTTTCATGAGCTTTGGTGGTAATACAATGGTGAAGGAAATAGAAATGCTATTTTAAAAGCACACACGAAAAAATGCCAACAATAATCTGACAAGACTCAGACTACGGACTTCTATGCAACCATTTAAAAGAGTGAAGTCATTCTCTACGGGGGCTCTGAGACATCATGCAGGGGAGGAAAAGGCTCACAAAATATGTACAACACTATGACACTTGTATGAAATGAAGTTACGAGAACTGGGAATGGTTGCCTCCGGAGAGAACAGAGAACTTACAtgcatttaaaatacttttattgttgcattaaacaataataaacaaaactGGCTGTACTCTGAATAGAAAGTCCTAGGAGGACAAACAGTTCCATGGACAGAACTGTTCTGTTTAGAAAACCAATCAGAGGGGCTTCTTGGTCTAGGGAGAGAATCAAGGTctgtttggtttctttctttctttttgaattgATTAAAAGAACAGGCTCTGTGGAAAGAGTCCTAACAGCTATGGAGGGGAAGCTTGTTAAACGATAAGAGGCTCAGTCTTAACTGAGGAAAATCCCAGTGTTTGGTGAGCAGCTAGAGCCTGGGAGAAAGATGGCTAGAATGATAGAAGATTTGAGGATAGTGGCAGCCTCTATTCGAAtgccatctctctgtgtgtgacatGTTATAATTTTTCTTCAGGAAATCGACCTTTTGGTGGAAGTCTGCTATCTACAGCAGCCTTGGACCAGTGAGAGAGATTTTGGTCCATGAAGTGAGATGAGTAAGAACTGCAGTCACAGTTCTTGGGGCTGCTGTGGGAGTCAGGCGAGTTCAAAGCAGTCAACGGACATCAGAGTGGATATGGAGTCCTCCCTAAGAGAAACGTAATGTGATATCTGGAAAGGAGAGGTGTTCTGGAGTTCACTACAAAATGGACAGTCTCCTCAGACAGAAGTCACTCAGACCCAGAGACCTGTCCCTTAACTATAGCAGCAGCTACCCTATCATTTGTAGGCAGGCTCCTTTTGGCTGGCCCTTCTGAGTTCTGGCCTGGGGTTCTATCTATGCTTTACATTTGTGGCCACCCCTAAAATACCTGGGGCACTTAGCCTCAGGGATCTCTCCTAGAGTTTTAGGACCCTGAAGAGAACCGTCACTGCCTTCTTTGACATGAGGTGCCTGGGAGTACCAATCATCTAGCCTGAGCTACTTTAATTGTAGCACCTTGCTGTAAACCCAGCCCCAAAGCACTTCTGTTCACTTCCCgaatctccctcctccccagacaCACTCACCCAGCTTCACGTGGAGCGGGGATGGTTTGTAATTCATGGCTACTGACTCACCCTCCCGGGCGTCACAGTCTCCATCGGAGACAGAGGCGGCGGCTGGGTCCTGCtgggcagaaagcagagagaagggggagtATTAGCATGAGATCCCAGAGGTTGCCCTGAATCCTGAAGCAAACCTTCTCATCTGCCCCCTGGGTGTCTGGGAGCATTTATTCTTGCAGCAGGCTAGTattcagggagagagaggcagactcATTTACCGTGACCCCAGCAGAAGAGTCAAGATGATGCTCTACACACATCCAGCAGGAGTCCTGTGCAACCTAGGCTGCTCCTGAAAGCCCATGCAACTGCCTAAAACCCACAGGGCTTCCTCTACAAATTCTCATATGAGCTGTTtggctctctggcttttccaAGTATTTCTTAAGGAAAGGGTCTGTCTAAGTCCTTCTGAGCTTAATGTGGATTAAAGTCAGAGCAGGTACTCCCTGAGAgccctctttctctgtttcctctttgTAGGATCCAGACAACCAACTGGCTATAGccacagacttaaaaaaaaaaaaaggtaaaaacaatGGAATGAGGACTTCTGACATTCCAGATGAGTCCTAAGGAGTGTCTCCTGGAAGGCTGAATGGGAATGGTGGCCAAACCGTGGGCGACCATGCAGTTTTGTGCCAATGACAAAGTAGGGAGGCATTCACTCTGGATGTACAGCCTTTGCTCTAGCCCTAGCACTAGCTCTCATCAGCCTTCGACTCTGGGTCAGACCCTATGCTTCCCAGAGCCCTTAGCTAGCCTTGCTATCTCTCTAAAATGCCCTCCCTGTATGAGATCTAGGGCCCTGGCCCACCCTGTCTGAAGCCATCTATACTCTGAGAAGGTGATGACCAACTCCTGTTATTTTGAGGGAGATTGAAGATTTTATTCAGGTTAAGCAGTACTTGAATCTAGATTTGAGATGTTACTGTTTTACAATCATTTCTCTATTATAGGCAATACTTGAGTTTTGTTGTAATTCTTTTTCTGGAATAAACAAAGATGTTATGAATATTTTTCATAATTGTCAGATTCAGAATTTTAGAGGAAGCTAAAGATGCACTTCTCTTAGGATGACCAactcttcttttaaaatgtttttactcTCAGGCCTGTATAgttgtctcagtggttaagagcatttgttcttacagaggccctgggttggagtcccagcaaccacaaggagGCCTTCTGATtcaggaatctgatgccctcttctgacctctgtggcacCAGGACTAGCCCAGTCTCACATGTAGGAATGTGTAGCTCCCAGTGACCCCTTTAAAAGGAAGTGAAGTCTAAAGAAGTGGCTCAGtgacttgccatgcaagcatgagttcaaatccctagagcTCAGGTATACTCAGGAGCTCTGAGTGTCTGCATCCCCAGTGTCCCCACAGTATgagatggagacagaaacaggGAACCTCTGGATGCTCACAGCCCAGCTAGCCTGGAATGTGAAGCAGTGAAACAAAAAGCAGTAGAATGCCAGGACTGAACCGggtgcagtggcgcatgcctgtgatcccagcactctgggaggcagaggcatgcgtGTCTCTgtaactttgaggccagcctggtctccaaagcaagtccatgccagccagggctacacagaatctcaaaaaacaaacaaacaaacaaacaaatgccagTACTGATAATGATtctgagttgtcctctgaccttcacacatagGGCATACCTGCTCTCTCACACATGAACAAGAGCACACAAACATAtcatatacacatgaaaataaaaaaataaagatagtgGGCATGGACACCTGCTTGTTACCGAGGTGAGGCTTTAGGGCGTCTGGAGGAGGGACCCTAACCCTGTCTGCTCCTGGGTAGGCTGGACTGCCATAATGGCTTTCAAGTTCCTGAGTGAAGAACCTTGGCCTACTTCTCTGCCTCAGTGCCCACCCCTTTGCCATGGGTGAGGAAATAGGGTGACAGGAGCTCTGTGTGGCAAATGGGGTATAGCAGTGCCTGCGTCTCAGATAACTTCCCAAGTGGCAATCCTTCTCAGTCTTCATCTTCCCAGGCTGCAAAGCTCCCTGAGAGAGTCCTTTCAAACTGCACACTGGACGAGATGCCTGAGGTGGCCCTAATATACTCTGAGTCCCAAATGGCCTCGTAGTTGCTACCCACAGTGGAGACCCAATGGCTGGACTCTGACAATGCTCTTAGGCCAAGACATCCAAAGGGAGgggattttaaaatgaaaaatcccGTAAGCATGCAGGTGGCACCAATACCAGGAAGGGTCTGGTCTGTTTCTAGGCTCCTCAGTCATATTCTTTCTGTAAGCTTTGTCTTTCCAATCTATTTGGaactggcttcctcaagatgctaTGCTCCCGTGGTCCATCTTTTTTGCCTTTGACCATTTCTGTGTCTATCCACATCTCCTTGTCTCCTCAGCAAGGTCCCACCCTTCTGACTCCATTTTCTCCTTAAAGAAACTTGATGCCTCTGCAGTCTGGATTGACATTTTATAGTGATGACTCCTAAATTGTAGCCTTTTAATTATGTAACTGCTCTTTGACCTTCTCTACTCTGCCCACCGCATGAGTGTTTGGTCTCATAGTCTTTCCTTGAGGTTGATTTTAGATCATATAAACCCCTGGACAATTGGGGCTAAGACAGTCCTTGACACAGATAGgtgcatcaatttcttttttttttttttatcagttacattttattaactctgtatcccagccgtgtcccgatccctcattccctcccagtccctccctccctccctcatctccaccgtgcccctttccaagtccactgataggggggacctcctccccattcatctgatcctgttttatcaggtatcttcaggactggctgcaaagccctcctctgtggcctaacaggactgctcctcccttcaggggtggggagaccaaagagccagtcattgagttcctgttagaaatagtccctgttcccctcactttgggaaaccaactggttactgagctaccacaggctacatctgagtggaggttctaggttatatccatacatggtccttggttgaatgtcagtctcagaaaagaccctgtgcccagatatatttggtccttgtggagctcctatcctttccccatcagactaactccccttctttcttatgattccctgtactctgccaaaggtttggtcatgagtctttgctttgaaaacactgctagttagagtctttcagatgcgctcagtagactcctgtcatacgttcaatgcacatcccatctgtctttctaaacgaggattgatcatcttaccccatgtccgctcaattgattatcttttttaggtgtatagatttcattatgtttatcatatcttataggtctatataagtgagtatatcccatgtttgtctttctccttctgggatatttcactcagaatgatcttttctagatcccaccatttgccttagGTGCATCAATTTCTTCTCTGAGGTTGGAGGTATCAGCGGTAACATGGGGTGCAGAAAACTCAGGAAGGACAGAGACTGGGGTGAGACCTGGGGAACTGTTGAGCAGCTCTAGTCAGTGACCCCATTATAGTAGTTCCCATAAGATCAAAGCTAGGCTGATAGCCTTTGTGCCAAACTCCCCCACTCAGTGGCGTGTCTATCACACTCTGTGGTAGAGGACCATTTAAGCAGCAACTACAAAGGTCTCTGGCACAGTGCCATCAAACACTGTGGACTTCCTGAGTGTCTCTCTGAGAAATGCAGTGCACCATGACCATTGTGTAGAGattaaatgtaaaatattcaTGAACAGAAGTAGCAGAGAGGACTCAGGCAGAAGGAAGTGTCTGGATGTAAGAATTAGAGAGAATTTAAAATGCCCCCCAAGGACCTCTAACAGGCGTTAGCTAGATCTGGTAACTAGAGTGGGGATTAACAAGATTATTAATAAACACTCGACAGAGACAGACCTTGAAATACATCTCTAACAGCAATCCATGCCTCTACAACCATTGAAACAAATCCTCCAAAGGCTGTAGAGAAGATTAATAGCTCGGGCTGTAGGCTAATGGCCAGCGCAACATCAACACAGCCAGAGGGAAGCAAAAgagccagaaggaaaaagccatcCTTAGCATTATTATGGCCCTGCAATTTTCATTCAACTCTATTCCATGAAGCCAGGGCTTTGGGTGGGGCTGGAATACGTGGGGCATATGTGCCGGAATGGTAGTTACGGCATGCTTCAGTCAAAGAAATGCTTTGTTATTTCAATTCTCTATTAGCCTTTCTGCAAAATTCTGCTTAGTAAACAGGTTTTGttacttaagaaaaaaaacaaaccattaaATAGAGATCCTGGGAGACGGCTCAGTAGGGAAAGGTGTTTGCTACCAAGCCAGACAATCCCTGGGACTTCCATGGTggatggagagaaccaactcctgtgaattgttctctgacctccacacatgcactctGGCACCTCCCTACCCCTCACAAATAAGTCAATATAATATAAATGAAAGTTAAAAGTTAATTGACTTAATCCACTCTGGTCTTTAAAAACGCTTTATGGAAATTACAGAAAACACTGATAGTGAGATCCTGGTGTGTGGGAGAGTGCCCTCACTCATGCTTGTGTATGTAGAGAGGCTGAAGGGTCTGCGATGCTGTTTCTCTGGCTTTCTcgctgactccagagctctgcaATTAGGCTAGACTGGCCGGCACTGAGTTCCAGAGGTGTGCCTGTCCACAGCCCTGTGTTCCTAGCACTAGGTCACAGGCGCACACTGTCAGGCCTAGGTTTCACATGGGTGCCGAGGACCTGACCTCAGGGACATGTGCATGCACAGCAAACATTCTGTccatgagccatctccccaccatCTTatcaattctttttaaaaaataagcaaaactaaATACACATCACAGAATCATTGATACTATTAGCtgaaaaaagtgaataaagaaaacagtGATGTTTTAAAGTAAGGAACACAAATGTCAACAGCTTTCTTTGAGAGGCATCCAGAAAATGATGTGGACTGCTATAGAGCATAGACAGGTAGATGGATAGATTAATAGAATTGGGCACAGTGGCCTGCCAAAGTTCTTATTTTGTTGTGCATCTGAATTCttcaacaataaaacaaaaatttgtttttcataaaaaataaataaaataaaaaagctgagctgggcatggtggcacacacctttaatcccagcactcggaaggcagacaggtggatctcttgagctGGAAaccaggcagcctggtctacagagagagttccaggatagacagggctacacagtgaaaccctgtcttgggaaaccaaaccaaaccaaaaggagAACTtgtgctgtggagatggctcagtagttaagagcctTGCTCAAAAGGAAAATGctaaggagaaactgaggcatagcTAATGAAacaactctgggccctgaaaggCTTTTCTGGTGGGGCCACAGGCCTACATGCAAACCTCCACATTTGTATCCCCTCCCTGGAGTTGTGTTAACTCTTCAAGGGTCTCCACTGCCTGGCATTGTCACAGCAGATAAAAAGCTAAGCTGGGATCCAAGAGATCTATGGTGATACACTGGATGAGCAGAGTGGGCACGAAGAAAGTGCAccaagcatgatggcacacacctttaatcccagcactagggaggcagaggcaggtagattattgcttgtttaaggccagcctggtctacaaatcgagtccaggacagccaggactacacagagaaactctgtcttgaaaaaaaaaaaacaacaacaaaacaaaataaaacaaaagcaaaaacccaaaacaaaccaaaaaaaaaaaaaaaaacaaaacaaaatccctaaaaactaaaaacaaaacaaacaaacaaaaaaaaaaaacaaacaaactttgggtctgaaagagggaaggaaggacctGGGAAGGGGCAGGAGGGAATGCTTTCCCGGGCCACTACAGTCAGCTGCAGAAGAACTCTGGATGGCAAAACTAAAACACACAAGAGACTTGTTTTGTAGTTCCTCATGCAGATCCAGATCCATGAGCCTCTGAAACTCACAAGTTCCCAGTAGATAGTGAGAGTGCCCCCTAAATATTCACACTACACCTCTCCTCCACTGGGAAAAGGTCTGGAGTGGGTTGGTCTTACCCAATCTCCCCAATCTctatctccctctgtctctgtctgtctctgtctctgtctgtctgtctgtctgtctgtctctctctctctctcacacacacacacacacacacacacactctcacacacaccctgGAGGCAGTGCTCCTGGGCTCAGATCCAGCTCTACCATTTACTAGTGATGTGATCTGGTTTCTCTATAAAGCAAGACAGACCTTTGCATTAACTGTAAAGGTGTTGGTGTTGAGCTCATCACGCTGTGGGAGGACTAGCAGCCCACAGTTGCAGCTCTAGTTCCACACAGTTGAGATGTGGCTTAGTCAGAGAAGGGCCTGACTAGTTTCCTCCAGCTGCCAGGAAAAACCAGGTAAGTTTGTTTAGAGCAAacaaactttttgtttttgtttgtgaatGTGCTGTGTTTGGTGGTGTATTGTGGTGTTTGGTGGTGTGCTGTGTTTGGTGGTGTGCTGTGTTTGGTGGTGTGCTATGTCTGGTGGTGTGTAGTGTTTGGTGCTGTGTTGTGTTTGGTGGTATGTTGTGTTTGGTGGTGTgctgtgtttgtgagtgtgctGTGTCTGGTGGTATGTAGTGTTTGGTGCTGTGTTGTGTTTGGTGGTGTGTAGTGTTTGGTGGTGTTTAGTGTTTGGTGGTGTGTTGTGTTTGGTGGTATGCTGTGTTTGTGGTGTCTTTGGGAAACAGTATCACTACTCAGTAGGATTTGAAGTTTGGGAACCTGGAAGAAAGTTGTGGGTTGGTCATGACTGAAGCTTAGGGAGAATGGGCAGAATGGAAAAGAATCAAGGATGAAACCTCCAGGAGTATCCA
This is a stretch of genomic DNA from Meriones unguiculatus strain TT.TT164.6M chromosome 1, Bangor_MerUng_6.1, whole genome shotgun sequence. It encodes these proteins:
- the Fam219a gene encoding protein FAM219A isoform X1, whose translation is MMEEIDRFQVPTAHSEMQPLQDPAAASVSDGDCDAREGESVAMNYKPSPLHVKLEKQRELARKGSLKNGSMGSPVNQQPKKNNVMARTRLVVPNKGYSSLDQSPDEKPLVALDTDSDDDFDMSRYSSSGYSSAEQINQDLNIQLLKDGYRLDEIPDDEDLDLIPPKSVNPTCMCCQATSSTACHIQ
- the Fam219a gene encoding protein FAM219A isoform X3; translation: MMEEIDRFQVPTAHSEMQPLQDPAAASVSDGDCDAREGESVAMNYKPSPLHVKLEKQRELARKGSLKNGSMGSPVNQQPKKNNVMARTRLVVPNKGYSSLDQSPDEKPLVALDTDSDDDFDMSRYSSSGYSSAEINQDLNIQLLKDGYRLDEIPDDEDLDLIPPKSVNPTCMCCQATSSTACHIQ
- the Fam219a gene encoding protein FAM219A isoform X5, with translation MMEEIDRFQVPTAHSEMQPLQDPAAASVSDGDCDAREEKQRELARKGSLKNGSMGSPVNQQPKKNNVMARTRLVVPNKGYSSLDQSPDEKPLVALDTDSDDDFDMSRYSSSGYSSAEQINQDLNIQLLKDGYRLDEIPDDEDLDLIPPKSVNPTCMCCQATSSTACHIQ
- the Fam219a gene encoding protein FAM219A isoform X7, which translates into the protein MMEEIDRFQVPTAHSEMQPLQDPAAASVSDGDCDAREEKQRELARKGSLKNGSMGSPVNQQPKKNNVMARTRLVVPNKGYSSLDQSPDEKPLVALDTDSDDDFDMSRYSSSGYSSAEINQDLNIQLLKDGYRLDEIPDDEDLDLIPPKSVNPTCMCCQATSSTACHIQ
- the Fam219a gene encoding protein FAM219A isoform X4; the protein is MMEEIDRFQVPTAHSEMQPLDPAAASVSDGDCDAREGESVAMNYKPSPLHVKLEKQRELARKGSLKNGSMGSPVNQQPKKNNVMARTRLVVPNKGYSSLDQSPDEKPLVALDTDSDDDFDMSRYSSSGYSSAEINQDLNIQLLKDGYRLDEIPDDEDLDLIPPKSVNPTCMCCQATSSTACHIQ
- the Fam219a gene encoding protein FAM219A isoform X2, coding for MMEEIDRFQVPTAHSEMQPLDPAAASVSDGDCDAREGESVAMNYKPSPLHVKLEKQRELARKGSLKNGSMGSPVNQQPKKNNVMARTRLVVPNKGYSSLDQSPDEKPLVALDTDSDDDFDMSRYSSSGYSSAEQINQDLNIQLLKDGYRLDEIPDDEDLDLIPPKSVNPTCMCCQATSSTACHIQ
- the Fam219a gene encoding protein FAM219A isoform X8, with the protein product MMEEIDRFQVPTAHSEMQPLDPAAASVSDGDCDAREEKQRELARKGSLKNGSMGSPVNQQPKKNNVMARTRLVVPNKGYSSLDQSPDEKPLVALDTDSDDDFDMSRYSSSGYSSAEINQDLNIQLLKDGYRLDEIPDDEDLDLIPPKSVNPTCMCCQATSSTACHIQ
- the Fam219a gene encoding protein FAM219A isoform X6 codes for the protein MMEEIDRFQVPTAHSEMQPLDPAAASVSDGDCDAREEKQRELARKGSLKNGSMGSPVNQQPKKNNVMARTRLVVPNKGYSSLDQSPDEKPLVALDTDSDDDFDMSRYSSSGYSSAEQINQDLNIQLLKDGYRLDEIPDDEDLDLIPPKSVNPTCMCCQATSSTACHIQ